A single Arachnia propionica DNA region contains:
- a CDS encoding WXG100 family type VII secretion target, which translates to MQFSMTDDALPTLNKQTNESQANIGSLVLQLSDAIAPLEGKFQGDAAVKFQEFHANSVQYANDLDNAMASISEGQAGVQRSFDAGTDEMVTNAQTTAGSADYATANFHGGAA; encoded by the coding sequence GTGCAGTTCAGTATGACTGATGATGCGTTGCCCACGCTGAACAAGCAGACGAATGAGTCGCAGGCCAATATCGGGTCGCTGGTTCTTCAGCTGTCCGACGCCATCGCCCCCTTGGAAGGTAAGTTCCAAGGTGATGCTGCGGTGAAGTTCCAGGAGTTCCATGCAAACTCCGTGCAGTATGCGAATGATCTGGACAATGCGATGGCCTCCATCAGCGAGGGGCAGGCCGGTGTTCAGCGGTCGTTCGACGCTGGCACCGATGAGATGGTGACCAATGCACAGACGACTGCCGGTTCCGCTGATTACGCTACGGCGAATTTCCACGGCGGCGCTGCCTGA
- a CDS encoding MinD/ParA family ATP-binding protein, whose amino-acid sequence MQPPKAVPQGGFRGAMYRLTAGRVNFGPSQAQLRVAERDARISRPLTRPYSTAFLSFKGGIGKTSTTVGVGLTLAQMRGAPPIAIDANPDSGDLAERLLGEEELLRIHPRSITDLVRDIPQVRTWTDLTGYIMQIDRLHVLAGEQDPAVSDSLTAEGYTRIHDLVRHFFSVILTDCGTGVTHNAMSGILAKADNVVIAAGYAVSGAKRAASTLDWLAQHGYARLAQEALVVLTDKDGVSARVQKDTVRGHLATHSRQVFVVPNDPAVADGDRINLARVHPRTREAWAEVAAAVIDGYR is encoded by the coding sequence GTGCAGCCACCCAAAGCGGTGCCGCAGGGCGGTTTCCGAGGGGCGATGTACCGGCTGACGGCGGGGCGCGTGAATTTCGGCCCCAGCCAGGCCCAGCTTCGTGTGGCGGAGCGGGACGCCCGGATCTCCCGGCCACTCACCCGCCCCTACAGCACGGCTTTCCTGTCGTTCAAGGGCGGTATCGGCAAGACCTCGACGACCGTCGGGGTGGGGTTGACGCTCGCTCAGATGCGGGGTGCGCCTCCCATCGCCATTGATGCGAACCCGGATTCGGGGGACCTGGCCGAGAGGCTGCTGGGGGAGGAGGAGTTGCTGCGCATCCATCCGCGCAGCATCACCGACTTGGTGCGAGACATCCCGCAGGTGCGGACGTGGACGGACCTGACCGGTTACATCATGCAGATTGACCGGTTGCACGTTTTGGCCGGCGAGCAGGACCCGGCGGTTTCGGACAGTCTCACGGCCGAGGGGTACACAAGAATCCATGATCTGGTGCGGCACTTCTTCTCCGTGATCCTCACCGACTGCGGCACCGGTGTGACCCACAACGCCATGAGCGGAATCCTCGCGAAGGCCGACAACGTGGTGATCGCGGCCGGGTACGCCGTATCGGGTGCGAAACGGGCCGCCAGCACCCTCGACTGGCTCGCGCAGCACGGCTACGCGCGCTTGGCACAGGAGGCGCTCGTCGTCCTCACCGACAAGGACGGGGTTTCGGCGCGGGTGCAGAAGGACACGGTGCGGGGTCACCTGGCCACCCACAGCAGACAGGTGTTCGTGGTTCCGAACGATCCTGCCGTCGCCGACGGTGACCGCATCAACTTGGCGCGGGTCCATCCCCGCACGAGGGAGGCATGGGCCGAGGTGGCGGCCGCCGTCATCGACGGGTACCGCTAG
- a CDS encoding DUF6507 family protein, with the protein MFYEIDPATCFSIFDTVETHKDTAANSHTSVSGDIDSLGATCATGPAAPIQSALNKIYNRALTPAMSTAEQHTSNAVSCGRQAVHQYQLADQEQASNAASCGHEAQGGCETTINNEPLMGITSAARAANSPAEVKITDGKKTEGK; encoded by the coding sequence ATGTTCTATGAAATAGATCCTGCGACGTGTTTCAGTATCTTCGATACCGTGGAAACCCACAAAGACACCGCAGCCAACTCACACACCTCGGTGTCAGGAGACATCGACAGCCTCGGGGCAACCTGCGCAACGGGACCGGCCGCCCCCATCCAGTCGGCCCTAAACAAAATCTACAATCGGGCATTGACCCCAGCCATGAGCACCGCGGAGCAACACACCAGCAATGCCGTGAGCTGCGGAAGGCAGGCTGTTCACCAATACCAGTTGGCTGATCAAGAGCAGGCTTCCAATGCTGCAAGCTGCGGTCACGAGGCCCAAGGAGGGTGCGAAACCACGATAAACAACGAACCTCTGATGGGGATAACCTCTGCCGCTCGAGCGGCCAACTCTCCCGCTGAGGTAAAGATCACGGACGGCAAGAAGACAGAAGGGAAATGA